A window of the Pyrodictium abyssi genome harbors these coding sequences:
- a CDS encoding carboxypeptidase regulatory-like domain-containing protein — MTGISAGRVTGLLAAALVLLAASQAMVALAALSASTDKAVYFPGDTLVLSGQADANALITIKLVDPNGETRVFDQISAGADGSFSWSIKLPSDWPSGAYQILVKNANTGEQQTVSFTLQSGGEITGTVVDENGNPVAGATVYVCDAATGAVVKEATTGSGGSFAVQVSAGTYRLRVEKPGYTTARIADITVGTAERVNVGTIKITSLESLIKSLEAQVAGLQQALEQLNATVTEQVAAQLAALSQDVQQQLEQARQEIASMVDAKLAAAASKEYVDQEIAQLNSLVASLAEQVKTLASQLDTKAARAELEKLAAQLGDLQAALSDLQDQISGLQAQLAGKADQAAINQLAAKLNDMSAKINELGDKLAKLQADLGKLGERVDTLEKRVNTLEAATQSIGQLQDAINQLKSSVDSFQATAAQLQTQVQNAADKAGGASRLAMIGVAAGIIGMIIAVVAAVLVYRKIAS, encoded by the coding sequence ATGACGGGTATAAGTGCAGGAAGGGTAACGGGCCTACTAGCTGCGGCCCTAGTGCTGCTCGCCGCCTCACAGGCGATGGTCGCGCTTGCCGCGCTGAGCGCTTCGACGGATAAGGCTGTCTACTTCCCCGGCGACACGCTGGTGCTGAGCGGCCAGGCGGACGCTAACGCCCTGATAACGATAAAGCTCGTGGACCCGAACGGCGAGACCAGGGTCTTCGACCAGATAAGCGCTGGTGCTGACGGCAGCTTCTCCTGGAGCATCAAGCTGCCCTCTGACTGGCCGAGCGGCGCCTACCAGATACTGGTCAAGAACGCTAACACCGGCGAGCAGCAGACCGTGTCGTTCACCCTGCAGAGCGGCGGCGAGATAACCGGCACAGTGGTTGACGAGAACGGCAACCCAGTGGCTGGCGCCACAGTGTACGTCTGCGACGCCGCCACCGGCGCGGTGGTGAAGGAGGCTACCACTGGCAGCGGCGGCAGCTTCGCTGTGCAGGTGAGCGCTGGCACCTACCGTCTACGCGTAGAGAAGCCCGGCTACACGACCGCCAGGATAGCCGACATAACCGTGGGCACTGCTGAGCGCGTCAACGTGGGCACGATAAAGATAACCAGCCTAGAGTCCCTGATAAAGAGCCTAGAGGCCCAGGTGGCCGGCCTACAGCAGGCCCTGGAGCAGCTCAACGCTACTGTGACCGAGCAGGTCGCGGCGCAGCTAGCTGCGCTCAGCCAGGACGTGCAGCAGCAGCTGGAGCAGGCTAGGCAGGAGATAGCCAGCATGGTTGACGCTAAGCTCGCGGCGGCTGCTAGCAAGGAGTACGTGGACCAGGAGATAGCCCAGCTGAACAGCCTCGTGGCCAGCCTAGCCGAGCAGGTGAAGACGCTGGCCTCCCAGCTGGACACCAAGGCCGCCCGGGCGGAGCTGGAGAAGCTCGCAGCCCAGCTCGGCGACCTCCAGGCAGCGCTAAGCGACCTCCAGGACCAGATAAGCGGGCTACAGGCCCAGCTGGCTGGCAAGGCCGACCAGGCCGCTATCAACCAGCTAGCCGCGAAGCTCAACGACATGTCCGCTAAGATAAACGAGCTGGGCGACAAGCTGGCCAAGCTGCAGGCCGACCTAGGCAAGCTGGGCGAGCGCGTGGACACGCTGGAGAAGCGCGTCAACACGCTGGAGGCGGCTACGCAGAGCATCGGCCAGCTACAGGACGCTATCAACCAGCTGAAGAGCAGCGTGGACAGCTTCCAGGCTACCGCGGCGCAGCTGCAGACGCAGGTGCAGAACGCTGCTGACAAGGCTGGCGGCGCCTCCAGGCTAGCGATGATAGGCGTAGCAGCCGGCATCATAGGCATGATAATAGCCGTGGTCGCCGCCGTACTGGTCTACAGGAAGATAGCCAGCTAA
- a CDS encoding CopG family transcriptional regulator, with protein sequence MSVVVSFKVRREVKELMDKYRDRVNWAEELRRFVEEKIRQLRAEENLAEILEELRKAGWSVPKGFSVKSVREDRDSR encoded by the coding sequence TTGTCTGTCGTCGTGAGCTTCAAGGTTAGGAGAGAAGTAAAGGAGCTTATGGACAAGTACCGTGACAGGGTCAACTGGGCTGAGGAGCTCCGGAGGTTCGTCGAGGAGAAGATCCGGCAGCTCCGGGCCGAGGAGAACCTGGCCGAGATACTAGAGGAGCTCAGGAAAGCCGGGTGGAGCGTACCCAAGGGCTTCTCAGTGAAGAGTGTGAGGGAGGACCGTGATAGCCGTTGA
- a CDS encoding glycosyltransferase, with amino-acid sequence MENEHGLPIRFYKLPPGDLVKARNLGLREARYRWILIWDADFVADEKLVKTIREIIEVTDRKLYYLVYWPFIRFCGDIYHLCPNPMHVEHWLYTWSRKLKYVEIRNTESLIAPVHMYKVVYIREPLGYHFCDVRKPERLFFKHVWWKYKGIVDRLLQEDVEKAFEFAKKVAKDEYGASDLYEAGIKYMKTLIARLEPYDERKFGPLPQKVIEHYNKKILHKII; translated from the coding sequence ATTGAAAATGAGCATGGACTCCCTATAAGGTTCTATAAGTTGCCACCTGGTGATCTAGTTAAGGCTCGTAACCTCGGTCTAAGAGAAGCAAGATATAGATGGATTTTAATTTGGGATGCCGATTTTGTTGCCGATGAAAAGCTTGTAAAAACTATTAGAGAAATTATAGAAGTAACGGACAGGAAACTATACTACTTGGTATACTGGCCGTTTATACGGTTCTGTGGAGACATATATCATTTATGTCCTAATCCCATGCATGTAGAGCATTGGCTATATACATGGTCTAGGAAGCTAAAATATGTTGAGATAAGAAATACCGAAAGTCTTATAGCTCCAGTACACATGTATAAAGTAGTATATATCAGAGAACCGCTAGGTTATCACTTCTGTGATGTAAGAAAACCAGAAAGACTCTTCTTTAAGCATGTATGGTGGAAGTATAAGGGAATTGTTGATAGACTACTACAAGAGGATGTAGAAAAAGCCTTTGAATTCGCGAAAAAAGTCGCAAAAGATGAGTATGGCGCATCGGATCTCTATGAGGCAGGTATAAAGTACATGAAGACCTTAATTGCCAGGCTAGAGCCTTATGATGAGAGAAAATTTGGCCCATTGCCTCAAAAAGTAATAGAACATTATAATAAAAAGATACTACATAAGATCATATAA
- a CDS encoding ribbon-helix-helix protein, CopG family yields the protein MPRYTTIRVSVEDKKRLERLARLMGWSLSEALRHAIEVAERELLEKHRSDLNAVLDSLRHARDLGETSAEELDRLLYGEAE from the coding sequence TTGCCTAGGTACACGACTATCCGGGTCTCTGTCGAGGACAAGAAGAGACTCGAGAGGCTAGCCAGGCTCATGGGGTGGAGCCTTAGCGAGGCCCTAAGACACGCCATAGAGGTGGCCGAGAGGGAGCTTCTAGAGAAGCACCGGAGCGACCTCAACGCCGTACTAGACTCGCTACGGCATGCCCGGGACCTGGGGGAGACCAGCGCCGAGGAGCTAGATAGGCTCCTCTACGGTGAAGCTGAGTGA
- a CDS encoding glycosyltransferase: MRVAITASGGGHTGYAIAIAEQLLTRGIDVVIIVDPADTWSLEKIRHRLGDRVEIAFARQLRGAQESLVALLRRLPTRLADLVKIHQVLADTDILICTGSNHSLLPALYARALGKPVLCIEAVDRIATRSKTVALLHDLAAVPVALHWPAQRKLYRRAAVVGPIYEKPLYKPAQGDYILVITGTEGNPALVKKLVKTSLQNIVLQTGRTVDPQLIARHKPTWKVFRYHPDIAALMARAKLVVAHQGLSLVEAALAYQKPVLLALNPDLPRTSGLEDAVHLARYLNTKAVNPAELTPRQLEENIFAATQRRPPRYLPGAHILATHLTYLMKSILNKER; encoded by the coding sequence GTGAGAGTAGCTATCACAGCTTCTGGCGGCGGCCATACGGGTTACGCGATAGCAATCGCAGAACAGCTCTTAACACGGGGCATAGACGTTGTAATAATAGTAGACCCCGCCGACACCTGGAGCCTAGAAAAGATCAGACACCGCCTGGGAGACCGGGTAGAGATAGCATTCGCGCGACAACTACGAGGCGCACAGGAGAGCCTCGTAGCCCTGTTACGGCGTCTGCCTACCCGTCTCGCGGACCTTGTCAAAATCCACCAAGTACTAGCAGATACCGACATACTGATATGCACTGGCTCTAATCATAGTCTCCTCCCAGCTCTCTATGCCCGTGCACTCGGCAAGCCAGTACTATGCATAGAAGCCGTAGACCGGATAGCGACACGCTCCAAAACCGTAGCCCTTCTCCACGACTTGGCTGCCGTCCCGGTAGCCCTCCACTGGCCAGCCCAGCGGAAACTCTACAGACGAGCAGCCGTAGTCGGCCCGATCTACGAAAAGCCTCTCTACAAACCAGCCCAGGGAGACTACATACTCGTAATAACCGGGACAGAGGGGAACCCAGCCCTAGTAAAGAAGCTGGTAAAGACAAGCCTCCAGAACATAGTACTCCAGACCGGCAGGACAGTAGATCCACAACTTATAGCAAGACATAAACCTACGTGGAAGGTCTTCCGCTACCACCCAGACATAGCAGCGCTAATGGCTCGGGCCAAGCTGGTAGTAGCCCACCAAGGCCTCTCCCTAGTAGAAGCGGCATTAGCATATCAGAAACCTGTACTACTAGCACTCAACCCAGATCTCCCCCGTACAAGCGGTCTTGAAGATGCAGTTCACTTGGCTCGTTACCTTAATACTAAAGCAGTAAACCCTGCTGAGCTTACACCGAGGCAACTTGAAGAAAATATATTTGCTGCAACGCAGAGAAGGCCTCCTAGATACCTGCCGGGAGCACATATACTGGCAACACATCTAACATATTTAATGAAATCAATATTAAATAAGGAACGTTGA
- a CDS encoding type II toxin-antitoxin system VapC family toxin, giving the protein MIAVDASAIVAFFLREEGWEKLAEYMRETVSLDLVVKEFYNAVWKAVRLHRLGPDDAEKALALFRKYVDGNMVLRNELDYVDKGFRIALEEGITVYDALYIALALEESTPLLTLDSRQRHIAQKYGIAVLPP; this is encoded by the coding sequence GTGATAGCCGTTGATGCCTCCGCCATCGTGGCCTTCTTCCTACGCGAAGAGGGCTGGGAGAAGCTAGCAGAGTACATGCGTGAGACAGTATCCCTAGACCTCGTCGTGAAGGAGTTCTACAACGCTGTCTGGAAGGCGGTACGCCTCCACAGGCTAGGCCCCGACGACGCCGAGAAAGCTCTAGCACTCTTCAGGAAGTACGTCGACGGGAACATGGTCCTGAGGAACGAGCTAGACTACGTGGACAAGGGGTTCAGGATAGCCCTCGAAGAGGGCATAACCGTCTACGACGCCCTATACATAGCCCTAGCCCTTGAAGAGTCCACACCCCTACTAACACTAGACAGCAGGCAGAGGCACATAGCACAGAAATACGGCATAGCAGTACTCCCGCCCTAG
- a CDS encoding PIN domain-containing protein translates to MTVLVDTGVFFAYYSLRDKYHMDSVALVIHMAEGRWGRAYITSHVLDETLNILKYRVSSSTAQAFIEAFIDRGIVRVIHADRETEEEALKLFRENIGRRGFSYTDAVTVATARRYGITHLLSYDVRSFTGLVEKITGPGYWDTLPSQEKDRILGLLRQRRKRHT, encoded by the coding sequence GTGACAGTCTTAGTAGACACCGGCGTCTTCTTCGCATACTATAGCCTGAGAGACAAGTACCACATGGACTCCGTGGCACTGGTAATCCACATGGCGGAGGGGAGGTGGGGGAGAGCGTACATCACGAGCCACGTACTCGACGAGACGCTCAACATCCTAAAGTACAGGGTGTCGAGCAGCACCGCCCAGGCGTTCATAGAGGCCTTCATAGACCGGGGCATAGTACGCGTAATCCACGCCGACAGGGAGACCGAGGAGGAGGCGCTGAAGCTGTTCCGGGAGAACATCGGCAGGAGGGGCTTCAGCTACACCGACGCAGTGACAGTAGCCACCGCTAGGAGGTACGGCATAACACACCTCCTATCCTACGACGTCAGGTCGTTCACCGGCCTAGTAGAGAAAATCACCGGCCCAGGCTACTGGGACACCCTGCCAAGCCAGGAGAAAGACAGGATACTCGGGCTACTAAGACAGCGCAGAAAGAGGCACACCTAG
- a CDS encoding FkbM family methyltransferase: protein MHRWLQRLRHLLDYIIYYKDWHKVAAVRLGLLQEAQVRLRGHEYCPLRLTRELYPTLSAITYLLTHGASFDPCHKTLVLEYHGRRAIFTNIYIYDAAYPSNLFVVYIEGEYAFLDVDDKTVVDIGASAGDTAIYFALNGARKVVAFEANPYLCRILKKNIEANNLSSRVEAVCAAAALRATETSTTFCVNRRWSTGSRIAGQSGCRPEEEPITVPVAKPPPADTAKLDCEGCEYDIILNMDEPMYGEIGLEYHGPPQPLIEHLESLGYKVRILRESNVKGWQEWHKQGVLHAILRR from the coding sequence TTGCACCGCTGGCTACAGAGGCTCAGACACTTACTGGATTACATCATATACTACAAGGACTGGCACAAGGTGGCGGCGGTTAGGCTAGGCCTGCTCCAAGAGGCCCAGGTGAGGCTAAGAGGCCACGAATACTGCCCCCTCCGACTCACCAGAGAGCTGTACCCCACGCTGAGCGCTATAACGTACCTCCTCACACACGGCGCCAGCTTCGACCCTTGCCACAAAACGCTTGTACTAGAATACCACGGCCGCAGAGCAATCTTCACAAACATATATATATACGACGCAGCCTATCCGAGCAACCTCTTCGTCGTATACATAGAGGGCGAGTACGCCTTCCTAGACGTAGACGACAAAACCGTTGTAGACATTGGCGCATCAGCCGGCGATACAGCCATATACTTCGCGCTAAACGGGGCCCGCAAAGTAGTGGCATTCGAGGCCAACCCCTACCTCTGCCGGATACTCAAGAAAAACATAGAGGCAAACAACCTCAGCAGCAGAGTTGAGGCAGTCTGCGCCGCCGCAGCACTACGAGCAACAGAGACTAGCACCACTTTCTGCGTGAACCGGAGGTGGAGCACCGGCTCGAGGATAGCAGGGCAGAGCGGCTGCCGTCCCGAAGAGGAGCCGATAACAGTCCCGGTAGCTAAGCCTCCTCCGGCCGACACAGCCAAGCTCGACTGTGAGGGATGTGAATATGACATAATACTCAACATGGATGAACCCATGTACGGCGAGATAGGCCTAGAATACCACGGCCCTCCACAACCGCTAATAGAGCACCTAGAGAGTCTAGGCTACAAAGTAAGGATACTAAGAGAAAGCAATGTTAAGGGATGGCAGGAGTGGCACAAACAGGGAGTACTACATGCAATACTTAGACGATAA
- a CDS encoding FkbM family methyltransferase: MEVVEMIQWDLFNIMMDKSISARLLRLALLTRTYGPHYVIFKLIKRFLTKERIIGLDEIANIVRYYSGLKVEKYGDSEYRIYWPEGDYVTVKSYEEVLLVAIAHNLSYKVVDSESAYLCKKLLSERCIVFDENYVEHEDIKISRRTIAGCPTCLAETMILKTHDVVRPFGKNVLDIGAWVGDSSLRLAKLGASRVVAVEPNPMNYSELLHNLELNPHIKDAIIPVHAAVDEDGEVKICYNSDFSGGSSIFRNGRYCDIVPSVSFKTLIEKYGPFDIIKLDCK, from the coding sequence ATGGAGGTAGTTGAGATGATACAATGGGATTTATTCAATATCATGATGGACAAGTCTATTAGTGCACGATTACTCAGACTTGCACTCCTAACCAGGACATATGGACCGCATTATGTTATATTTAAACTTATTAAACGCTTTCTGACTAAGGAAAGAATTATCGGGCTTGATGAAATAGCAAATATAGTTAGGTACTATTCTGGTTTAAAAGTGGAGAAATATGGCGATAGTGAATACAGAATATATTGGCCTGAAGGTGACTACGTTACCGTAAAGAGTTACGAAGAAGTTCTTTTAGTCGCAATTGCGCATAACTTATCCTACAAAGTCGTTGATTCTGAAAGTGCATATCTCTGTAAGAAGTTATTGAGCGAACGATGTATCGTATTCGATGAGAACTACGTTGAACATGAAGACATAAAAATCTCTAGAAGAACTATAGCTGGGTGTCCTACTTGTCTGGCAGAAACAATGATCCTTAAAACGCATGACGTTGTACGCCCCTTTGGTAAAAACGTACTAGACATCGGAGCCTGGGTAGGTGATAGTAGCCTTAGATTAGCAAAGCTAGGTGCAAGTAGAGTAGTCGCAGTAGAACCCAATCCTATGAACTATTCAGAACTTCTACACAACCTTGAGTTAAATCCTCATATAAAGGATGCGATAATTCCAGTACACGCAGCTGTAGATGAAGACGGCGAGGTAAAAATTTGCTATAATTCCGATTTTAGTGGCGGCAGTTCAATATTTCGTAATGGCAGATATTGCGATATAGTACCTTCAGTCTCATTCAAGACTCTTATAGAAAAATACGGACCATTTGATATCATTAAGCTTGATTGTAAATGA
- a CDS encoding nucleotidyltransferase family protein has translation MLRSIVAAVLAGGEGRRFRPYTDLIPKPMVPVGPEERPLLEHIVAWLARYGLRDIVLLVGYRWRQVANYFRDGGAWGVRIRYSLDTDEYTGTGGALLNARRRGLLDADTVLVWYGDILAPVNVHDLLERHSEWRADATLVLADQYQVPVGVAEVDQEGNVTKLEEKPWLPLLVTIGVLALNPRVLDRAEQALGTGFDIMGDLVPWMISQGMRVKAYIYRGPWYDLGSLERYNKLDPSTIKEFLHTGS, from the coding sequence GTGTTGCGTAGTATCGTCGCGGCGGTCCTTGCGGGCGGTGAGGGTAGGAGGTTCCGCCCGTATACCGACCTTATCCCCAAGCCAATGGTTCCTGTAGGGCCGGAGGAGCGGCCTCTCCTGGAGCATATTGTGGCGTGGCTCGCCCGCTACGGGCTACGGGATATCGTGCTGCTTGTGGGTTATCGTTGGCGTCAGGTAGCCAACTACTTCCGTGATGGTGGCGCTTGGGGTGTCCGGATACGCTACAGCCTAGACACCGACGAGTACACCGGCACTGGCGGCGCCCTCCTCAACGCCCGGCGTAGGGGCCTACTCGACGCCGACACAGTGCTCGTCTGGTACGGCGACATACTGGCCCCCGTGAATGTACACGACTTGCTCGAGAGGCACAGCGAGTGGCGGGCTGATGCCACCCTGGTGCTGGCGGACCAGTATCAGGTCCCCGTAGGCGTGGCGGAGGTAGACCAGGAGGGTAACGTTACTAAGCTCGAGGAGAAGCCCTGGCTCCCCCTACTGGTCACCATAGGCGTGCTAGCCTTAAACCCCCGTGTCCTCGACAGGGCCGAGCAAGCACTCGGCACGGGTTTCGACATCATGGGCGACCTAGTCCCCTGGATGATAAGCCAGGGGATGAGGGTTAAAGCCTACATCTACCGGGGGCCCTGGTACGACCTAGGCAGCCTCGAGCGCTACAACAAGCTAGACCCCAGCACGATAAAGGAGTTCCTACACACAGGCAGCTAA
- a CDS encoding acetate--CoA ligase family protein, with translation MQSSRPPVGEGVEVFFRPRGVAVVGASRVPGKVGYTVLRNLKSMYQGPVYPVNPRAREILGLPAYPSLLEVPDPVDLAVVAVPARAVPRVVEEAGRRGLRGVVVLSAGFREVGPAGAELEKRLVETARRYGLRLVGPNCIGVYSPSTGVNATFFDPERQGLPGPGPIAFISQSGALGAAVLDWAEARGLGVSRFVSVGNKADVDEADLLAFLRRDPETRSIALYIEGVEDGRRLRRALEETTPVKPVVALKAGRSEAGARAAASHTGSLAGSYQVYQAVFRQTGVVPARSPEEMFDLALALALQPPMRGDRVAVITVGGGSGVMASDELSELGLQVPELSERTQARLRRVLLPIASPRNPVDVTGSAVDEHMVESLRVVLESGEADAVLLIPYFNLSGITGELPEKIAEVIRENPGIPVVASVTGGARAWSIARRLEQVAGVPVYPSEARAARALWALRVYGRWLERLGAG, from the coding sequence TTGCAGTCTAGCCGTCCACCTGTCGGCGAGGGCGTTGAGGTGTTCTTCCGGCCCCGGGGCGTAGCCGTTGTGGGCGCGTCCCGTGTCCCGGGGAAGGTTGGCTACACGGTGCTGCGGAACCTCAAGTCGATGTACCAGGGCCCGGTCTACCCTGTCAACCCCCGTGCCAGGGAGATCCTCGGGCTGCCGGCCTACCCTAGCCTCCTAGAGGTACCGGACCCCGTGGACCTCGCAGTGGTCGCGGTCCCGGCGCGGGCGGTGCCCCGGGTGGTGGAGGAGGCTGGGCGCCGCGGGCTGCGCGGCGTGGTCGTGCTCAGCGCTGGGTTCCGGGAGGTGGGGCCGGCGGGGGCCGAGCTGGAGAAGAGGCTGGTAGAGACTGCGCGGCGCTACGGGCTGCGCCTGGTGGGCCCCAACTGTATAGGCGTGTACTCGCCCTCGACGGGCGTGAACGCGACCTTCTTCGACCCCGAGAGGCAGGGGCTGCCGGGGCCGGGGCCCATCGCGTTCATCAGCCAGAGCGGGGCGCTGGGCGCGGCTGTGCTCGACTGGGCCGAGGCCCGGGGCCTGGGTGTCAGCCGCTTCGTGAGCGTCGGGAACAAGGCCGACGTGGACGAGGCGGACCTGCTAGCGTTCCTCCGCCGGGACCCGGAGACCCGCAGCATAGCCCTCTACATAGAGGGGGTGGAGGACGGGCGGCGGCTGCGCCGGGCGCTCGAGGAGACTACGCCGGTGAAGCCGGTGGTGGCGCTGAAGGCGGGGCGTAGCGAGGCCGGGGCCCGGGCTGCGGCGAGCCACACGGGGAGCCTGGCGGGCAGCTACCAGGTCTACCAGGCCGTGTTCCGCCAGACCGGGGTGGTGCCTGCCCGTAGCCCGGAGGAGATGTTCGACCTCGCCCTGGCGCTGGCCCTCCAGCCCCCTATGAGGGGCGACCGGGTGGCCGTGATAACCGTGGGCGGCGGGAGCGGCGTTATGGCCTCCGACGAGCTCAGCGAGCTGGGGCTCCAGGTGCCGGAGCTCAGCGAGCGTACACAGGCCCGGCTGCGCCGCGTCCTCCTCCCGATAGCCAGCCCCCGGAACCCGGTAGACGTGACCGGCTCGGCGGTCGACGAGCACATGGTCGAGAGCCTGCGCGTAGTCCTCGAGAGCGGTGAGGCCGACGCGGTGCTCCTCATACCCTACTTCAACCTCTCCGGGATAACCGGGGAGCTGCCCGAGAAGATAGCCGAGGTGATCCGCGAGAACCCCGGGATACCGGTAGTAGCCTCGGTGACGGGCGGCGCCCGGGCCTGGAGCATAGCCCGGAGGCTAGAGCAGGTAGCGGGGGTACCCGTCTACCCCAGCGAGGCCCGGGCGGCCCGCGCCCTCTGGGCGCTACGGGTCTATGGCCGCTGGCTAGAACGTCTGGGGGCCGGCTAG
- a CDS encoding SDR family NAD(P)-dependent oxidoreductase, with the protein MLVTGGSGFIGSHTVERLVEQGYTVIVVDNYYAGSPERLSSIPRERLVLVEADVSDWRGFWERVSRIARPGDIAGIVHLAALVSIVEVMEKPWLGIDVNVKGTLNVLELARRLDVERVVFASSVAVYGEPKYLPIDEEHPLEPANLYGETKLMGERLLWRYQRDYGLKPIALRYFNVYGPGMRGGPYAGVVHKFITTLLEGGTPAIYGDGEQTRDFVYVGDVAEANWKALETGYVGAVNIGTGTETSINQLYKLICGLVGRCPEPRRLPPRPGDVRRSRAAIDRAREALGWQPRISLEKGLRRTLEYYMAKRKPD; encoded by the coding sequence GTGTTGGTCACTGGTGGTTCTGGGTTTATCGGTAGCCACACCGTAGAGAGGCTTGTTGAGCAGGGTTACACGGTAATAGTGGTGGACAACTACTACGCTGGCTCTCCGGAAAGGTTGTCCAGTATCCCTAGGGAGAGATTGGTCCTGGTTGAGGCTGACGTCTCGGACTGGAGGGGGTTCTGGGAGAGGGTCTCCCGGATAGCGAGACCCGGCGATATTGCTGGGATTGTGCACCTGGCTGCTTTGGTGAGTATTGTGGAGGTTATGGAGAAGCCGTGGCTCGGTATAGACGTAAACGTTAAGGGTACACTGAACGTGTTGGAGCTTGCTCGCCGCCTCGACGTCGAGAGGGTTGTGTTTGCGAGTAGTGTCGCGGTGTATGGAGAGCCAAAGTACCTGCCGATAGACGAGGAGCATCCGCTAGAGCCGGCGAACCTCTACGGGGAGACGAAGTTGATGGGTGAGAGGCTTCTCTGGCGCTACCAGCGGGACTACGGGCTCAAGCCCATAGCCCTCCGGTACTTCAACGTCTACGGGCCTGGTATGCGTGGCGGTCCCTACGCTGGCGTGGTACACAAGTTCATAACAACGCTCCTGGAGGGCGGCACGCCGGCCATCTACGGTGATGGGGAGCAGACCCGCGACTTCGTCTACGTAGGGGACGTGGCCGAGGCCAACTGGAAAGCACTAGAAACCGGGTATGTGGGTGCCGTGAACATAGGCACGGGTACTGAGACCAGCATAAACCAGCTCTACAAGCTCATCTGTGGCCTCGTGGGCCGGTGCCCGGAGCCCCGCCGTCTGCCCCCGAGGCCTGGGGACGTGAGGCGCAGCCGGGCAGCGATAGATAGGGCCCGGGAGGCTCTGGGCTGGCAACCAAGGATAAGCCTCGAAAAGGGGCTCCGGAGGACCCTGGAGTATTACATGGCAAAGAGGAAACCTGATTGA